In one Methanocorpusculum vombati genomic region, the following are encoded:
- a CDS encoding cation:proton antiporter — MAVETTMMGLFLLLAATLVVLFISSKIHLPTIIGFFVTGILIGPSCLHLFTYDQVSLVAEFGLILLMFTIGLEISLKNLLAMKRLVLIAGGVQILLTTFVVWLILNAAGIASGTALLLGFMVASSSTAIVLNLYQNNGQIDTRHGKLILAILICQDIAVIPIMLLLPVIAGVGGNVVSSLMTLGTDIIALVVVLGIALVVVPRILDVVAARRNRELFIISVVTICIGVAWILSLAGVSTSLGAFLAGVAIAGSEYNHEVLGIIMPIRDLMTSVFFISVGMMLSVAFMLDHILFILALVAVLFLGKMVITTAAGLLSGAAAGAAVIGGVGLAHIGEFSFVLGAAGMSLGLLNDTIYQVFLAVAILSMTIAPFAVDAAPKVSRMVICSPLVSRRCSPGTGEQETAGETETEDDHEYVIVVGFGPAGKYVVRALKRVGREYIILEMNPETVAAERAKGENIAYGDASLEPILRYAGIERAKTLVITIPDSAAVRGIVSAARRMNPRTTIITRTRYTGESPTLFKIGVDEVIADEREAGLAMTRRVFASESVPAKDLDQYVREVRAEIFSEREEAMAQKAEESRLRRLSATLEPAAKTEFVHVPVHPESESAGKVLSDLHLRKRFHVSIVSLRRESGEVILTPDGTTVLLPHDMVLLSGSREDVSAVQRLFGKKQE; from the coding sequence ATGGCCGTCGAAACTACAATGATGGGACTGTTTCTGCTGCTTGCCGCAACCCTTGTGGTACTGTTTATCAGCAGCAAAATTCATCTGCCGACGATCATCGGTTTTTTTGTGACAGGTATTCTTATCGGGCCGTCATGCCTGCATCTGTTCACCTATGACCAGGTCAGCCTGGTTGCCGAGTTCGGACTGATTCTTCTGATGTTTACGATAGGCCTTGAGATATCTCTCAAAAATCTTCTTGCAATGAAACGGCTTGTACTGATTGCCGGCGGAGTACAGATTCTTCTGACGACGTTTGTCGTGTGGCTGATTCTGAATGCGGCCGGTATCGCGTCGGGGACAGCGCTGCTGCTCGGGTTCATGGTGGCTTCCTCTTCGACGGCGATAGTACTGAACCTGTATCAGAACAACGGCCAGATCGATACCCGTCACGGAAAACTGATCCTGGCCATCCTGATCTGCCAGGATATTGCGGTCATTCCCATTATGCTTCTGCTTCCGGTTATTGCCGGGGTCGGCGGCAATGTAGTCTCCTCGCTGATGACGCTCGGAACAGATATTATAGCGCTGGTGGTGGTTCTGGGGATTGCCCTTGTGGTGGTTCCCCGCATTCTGGACGTCGTTGCCGCCCGCAGAAACCGGGAACTGTTCATCATCTCGGTGGTGACGATCTGTATCGGAGTTGCCTGGATTCTGTCACTTGCCGGTGTGTCAACGTCTCTTGGGGCATTCCTTGCGGGTGTGGCGATTGCCGGTTCTGAGTACAACCACGAGGTGCTCGGAATCATTATGCCGATCCGTGACCTGATGACGAGTGTGTTCTTCATCTCGGTCGGTATGATGCTGTCGGTCGCGTTCATGCTGGACCATATCCTGTTCATTCTGGCACTGGTTGCAGTGCTGTTCCTGGGAAAGATGGTGATTACCACTGCCGCGGGACTGCTTTCCGGAGCGGCAGCGGGTGCGGCAGTTATCGGCGGTGTGGGTCTTGCGCATATCGGTGAGTTTTCGTTTGTGCTGGGGGCGGCGGGAATGTCGCTCGGGCTGCTGAACGATACGATTTATCAGGTGTTTCTTGCGGTGGCGATTCTGTCGATGACGATTGCGCCGTTTGCGGTGGATGCTGCCCCGAAGGTGTCGCGGATGGTGATCTGTTCGCCGCTGGTCAGCCGCCGCTGTTCTCCCGGGACGGGAGAACAGGAGACGGCCGGGGAGACGGAGACAGAAGATGACCATGAGTATGTGATTGTGGTCGGGTTTGGTCCGGCAGGGAAGTACGTGGTCCGGGCACTGAAGCGGGTTGGCCGCGAGTATATTATTCTTGAGATGAATCCGGAGACGGTTGCAGCCGAACGGGCAAAAGGAGAGAACATTGCCTACGGCGATGCCTCGCTTGAACCGATTCTCCGGTATGCGGGAATTGAGCGGGCGAAGACGCTGGTAATTACGATTCCCGATTCCGCTGCGGTTCGGGGAATTGTGTCAGCCGCACGGCGGATGAATCCGCGGACAACGATTATTACGCGGACCCGCTACACGGGGGAGAGTCCGACGCTGTTTAAGATCGGGGTGGATGAGGTGATCGCAGACGAACGTGAGGCAGGTCTTGCGATGACGCGGCGGGTGTTTGCGAGCGAGAGTGTTCCGGCAAAGGATCTGGATCAGTATGTACGGGAGGTGCGTGCGGAGATCTTTTCGGAACGTGAAGAGGCGATGGCGCAGAAGGCGGAGGAGAGCCGGCTGCGGAGACTGTCGGCAACGCTTGAGCCTGCGGCAAAGACGGAGTTTGTGCATGTGCCGGTACATCCGGAGTCGGAATCGGCCGGAAAGGTTCTGTCCGATCTGCATCTGCGAAAACGGTTCCATGTATCGATTGTGTCGCTGCGTCGGGAGTCGGGGGAGGTCATCCTGACGCCGGACGGAACGACCGTCCTGCTGCCGCATGATATGGTGCTTCTGTCGGGAAGCCGCGAGGATGTTTCCGCAGTTCAGCGTCTGTTCGGGAAAAAGCAGGAGTAA
- a CDS encoding response regulator receiver protein produces MAPKKRQKDLLKLFSDITQKTKIVEPMKQLHGTLRDQDAVEREIALIMREIQERGFFKTKLEPIQLARLITAFHAGKNDTEIARELGDEKLSKTVARARVRLKLFRDLDFNMPFDQAQMKTLMSTDKTMREISEELGISPTTLREYRHVIEQREDTTLDPYLERIRDVMEDRDLTEKMASGLQEDTLGEAIDVSESDSIEIN; encoded by the coding sequence ATGGCCCCAAAAAAGAGACAGAAGGATTTACTGAAACTGTTTTCTGACATTACGCAGAAAACAAAGATTGTGGAGCCCATGAAGCAGCTTCACGGTACGCTGCGGGATCAGGATGCGGTTGAGCGTGAGATCGCTCTGATTATGCGGGAGATTCAGGAGCGTGGATTTTTTAAGACGAAACTGGAGCCGATTCAGCTGGCACGGCTGATTACGGCGTTCCATGCAGGCAAGAATGATACGGAGATTGCCCGCGAACTGGGCGATGAGAAGCTGTCAAAGACGGTTGCCCGCGCCCGCGTGCGGCTGAAGCTGTTCCGCGATCTTGATTTTAATATGCCGTTCGATCAGGCGCAGATGAAGACGCTGATGAGTACGGATAAGACGATGCGGGAGATTTCAGAAGAGCTCGGCATCAGTCCGACAACCCTTCGCGAGTACCGGCACGTAATTGAGCAGCGGGAGGATACGACGCTGGATCCGTATCTGGAACGTATCCGCGATGTGATGGAGGATCGGGATCTGACGGAGAAGATGGCGTCGGGTCTGCAGGAGGATACGCTCGGCGAGGCTATCGATGTCTCGGAGTCGGACAGTATCGAGATCAACTGA
- a CDS encoding metal-dependent hydrolase: MYIRYIGHSCFSLEGSKKVLIDPMPAEAAEIAADLVLVTHGHGDHLGITVDLKKPTVAIHELAQYLSRKGVPATGMNLGGTWVSDGVKVTMVPALHSSSVTENDVELYMGTAAGLVVEMDGIVVYHAGDTALFSDMKLIHELYHPDVALLPVGDHYTMGPAEAMIAAEWVGAPLVIPMHYNTFPAIAQDLTEFKHAIEATTSMRVDVVNPGDGVEVSPQQ; the protein is encoded by the coding sequence ATGTATATCCGCTATATTGGTCATTCCTGTTTTTCGCTGGAAGGATCGAAGAAAGTTCTGATCGATCCCATGCCTGCCGAAGCCGCTGAGATTGCTGCGGATCTGGTGCTGGTGACCCACGGTCACGGAGATCATCTGGGGATCACGGTTGATCTGAAGAAACCCACGGTAGCAATTCATGAGCTTGCGCAGTATCTGTCGCGAAAAGGTGTTCCGGCAACCGGGATGAATCTCGGCGGGACGTGGGTGTCTGACGGGGTGAAGGTGACTATGGTTCCTGCTTTGCATTCCTCCTCGGTGACGGAGAATGATGTTGAGCTGTATATGGGAACTGCCGCCGGGCTCGTGGTGGAGATGGACGGGATTGTGGTGTATCATGCGGGCGATACGGCGCTGTTTTCGGATATGAAACTGATTCATGAGCTCTATCATCCGGACGTTGCGCTGCTGCCGGTCGGGGACCATTATACGATGGGACCTGCCGAGGCGATGATTGCTGCGGAGTGGGTCGGGGCACCGCTGGTGATTCCGATGCACTATAATACGTTCCCGGCAATTGCGCAGGATCTGACGGAGTTTAAGCATGCAATTGAGGCAACGACGTCGATGCGGGTGGATGTGGTGAATCCGGGCGACGGAGTCGAGGTCTCACCGCAGCAGTGA
- a CDS encoding NCS2 family permease → MVSLESLFHLKAENTTVSREVTAGLTTFFAMAYIIIVNPAILSEAGMEWGAVFLATILAAIAGTLIIGLYANVPFAQAPGMGLNTFFVYTICFVLGFTWQQALSMVFLCGILNVLMTVTSVRKQLIISIPPSLQAAIGGGIGVFVAYIGLLNVGLIEFSAGVPALASLHQPVIWVFLIGFAVTLLLLVKQVKGALLIGIGIAAVAGIPFGVTGIGETISFSEACAALPSTFGVIFTDAGLVSLFTDPTRLPLVLVTVLAFGLCDMFDTIGTLVGTGRRSGIFSDEDMRTMTESKGMKSKMERALFADAAATTIGSVMGTSNVITYVESATGIAAGGRTGLTSVVVAVCFGVSTFFAGVVSAVPLAATSPVLVIVGIMMAASFADVAWREFEVAAPCFFTAVFMALCYNISYGIAAGFLTYCLIRIYKGEARQVHPLMWIFTGLFVVNFVMLALI, encoded by the coding sequence ATGGTGTCACTGGAGAGTTTGTTTCATCTGAAAGCCGAAAACACGACGGTATCCCGCGAAGTTACGGCAGGTCTCACGACCTTTTTTGCGATGGCCTACATTATTATTGTAAACCCTGCCATCCTGAGCGAAGCCGGGATGGAATGGGGAGCCGTGTTTCTGGCGACCATTCTTGCGGCGATTGCGGGCACCCTGATTATCGGGCTGTATGCGAATGTGCCTTTTGCCCAGGCGCCCGGCATGGGACTGAACACCTTTTTTGTGTACACGATCTGCTTTGTGCTGGGGTTCACCTGGCAGCAGGCATTATCGATGGTGTTTTTGTGTGGAATTCTGAATGTACTCATGACGGTAACGAGCGTCCGCAAACAGCTGATCATCTCTATTCCTCCGTCGCTTCAGGCAGCGATCGGGGGAGGAATCGGGGTGTTTGTGGCATATATCGGTCTCCTGAATGTAGGACTGATTGAGTTCTCGGCAGGTGTTCCTGCCCTCGCCTCCCTGCACCAGCCGGTTATCTGGGTGTTTCTGATCGGGTTTGCGGTGACGCTTCTGCTGCTGGTCAAGCAGGTGAAAGGGGCACTGCTGATCGGAATCGGGATTGCCGCGGTTGCCGGAATCCCGTTCGGGGTAACGGGGATTGGGGAAACGATCAGTTTCTCGGAGGCATGTGCGGCTCTGCCGTCCACGTTCGGGGTTATCTTTACCGATGCGGGGCTGGTCTCACTGTTTACGGATCCGACACGGCTGCCTCTGGTGCTGGTGACGGTTCTGGCGTTTGGTCTGTGTGATATGTTTGACACGATCGGGACACTGGTGGGTACGGGACGCAGGAGCGGGATCTTCTCGGATGAGGATATGCGGACAATGACGGAGAGCAAAGGGATGAAGAGTAAGATGGAACGGGCACTGTTTGCGGATGCGGCCGCAACGACGATCGGATCGGTGATGGGAACGTCAAATGTGATTACCTATGTGGAGAGTGCAACCGGAATTGCCGCGGGCGGACGAACAGGGCTGACGAGTGTGGTGGTTGCGGTCTGTTTTGGAGTGAGTACGTTTTTTGCGGGCGTGGTGAGTGCGGTGCCGCTTGCGGCGACATCACCTGTTCTGGTAATTGTAGGGATTATGATGGCGGCATCGTTTGCGGATGTGGCGTGGCGGGAGTTCGAGGTTGCGGCTCCGTGTTTTTTTACGGCGGTGTTTATGGCGCTGTGCTATAACATTTCGTACGGGATTGCGGCGGGTTTTCTGACGTACTGTCTGATCCGGATCTATAAGGGAGAGGCCCGGCAGGTGCACCCGCTGATGTGGATCTTTACGGGTCTGTTTGTGGTGAACTTTGTGATGCTAGCATTGATTTAA
- a CDS encoding aldolase: MTDVKVPLDVPECMREQYTENYNLITGGSGRLMLFAGDQKIEHLNDDFCGSGIPADDADPEHLFRIASKAKIGVLAAQLGLIARYAMDYPEVPYLVKMNSKTHLVGVSQKDPVSPQLWTVDQIAEIADRGIKIAGIGYTIYLGSEEEADMLAEAAQLINTAHQYGMVTVLWIYPRGKAVKDEKDPHLIAGAAGVAACLGSDFVKVNAPKKEGAASAELLQEAVKAAGRTKLVCAGGSSVSEEKFLAELYDQIHIGGASGNATGRNIHQKSLDEAVKFCNAIYAITVENKSVAEAIALLK, from the coding sequence ATGACTGATGTGAAGGTACCGCTCGACGTTCCCGAATGTATGCGGGAACAATACACCGAAAACTACAACCTGATCACCGGAGGTTCCGGCCGCCTGATGCTGTTTGCAGGCGATCAGAAGATTGAGCATCTCAACGACGACTTCTGCGGATCGGGCATCCCTGCTGACGACGCCGACCCCGAACACCTTTTCCGCATTGCATCAAAGGCAAAGATCGGCGTTCTTGCCGCCCAGCTGGGCCTTATCGCCCGCTACGCCATGGACTACCCCGAGGTTCCCTATCTTGTCAAGATGAACTCCAAGACCCACCTCGTCGGCGTATCCCAGAAGGACCCGGTCAGCCCCCAGCTGTGGACGGTCGATCAGATTGCTGAGATCGCCGACCGCGGCATTAAGATCGCCGGCATCGGCTACACGATCTACCTCGGCAGCGAAGAGGAAGCAGACATGCTGGCCGAAGCCGCCCAGCTGATCAACACAGCGCACCAGTACGGTATGGTAACCGTTCTGTGGATCTACCCCCGCGGCAAAGCAGTCAAGGACGAAAAAGACCCGCACTTAATCGCAGGCGCAGCAGGTGTTGCCGCATGTCTCGGCAGCGACTTTGTCAAAGTGAACGCACCGAAGAAGGAAGGAGCCGCATCCGCAGAACTTCTTCAGGAAGCAGTCAAAGCAGCAGGCCGGACAAAACTCGTCTGTGCGGGAGGCTCATCGGTCTCGGAAGAAAAATTCCTCGCCGAACTCTACGACCAGATTCACATCGGCGGTGCATCCGGCAACGCAACCGGCAGAAACATTCACCAGAAATCTCTTGACGAGGCCGTGAAGTTCTGCAACGCGATTTATGCAATCACGGTGGAAAACAAGAGCGTCGCAGAAGCGATCGCTCTGCTGAAATAA
- a CDS encoding aminotransferase class V-fold PLP-dependent enzyme, whose product MPPASPLIYLNNAATSWPKPSCVTEAVAAALALPPFGSGRTTGTEGQDYATLARERLAHLLGVPEPGHLIFTHNATDSLNILIPGFLAGHPDKPHVLTTALDHNSVLRPLHEYARAGRIRLDIVPFTNACVTPEAVEAAIRPDTKLMVMTHASNVLGSVQNIRAIGELLHDHGIFFLVDGAQTAGHVPVTLRDLPVDAFVFTGHKGLFGIPGTGGFYLRDPDAVEPVRFGGTGTNSVSLYQPREMPDRFESGTHNYPGLAALAAGVAFLEQEGISAVAEKAKRQTAAIIAGLADAENIIIYHKTPDIPVIAVNIQGLDNDAAGFILARAYNIIVRTGLHCAPLVHKTIDDGQGCIRLSLSYFTTDAECESAVNALLEVAEHAHSSFHSA is encoded by the coding sequence ATGCCGCCCGCATCCCCTCTCATCTACCTCAACAATGCTGCCACCAGCTGGCCCAAACCCTCCTGCGTGACCGAAGCGGTTGCCGCAGCTCTTGCTCTTCCTCCCTTCGGTTCCGGTCGGACGACCGGAACCGAAGGCCAGGATTACGCAACCCTCGCCCGCGAACGGCTCGCACATCTCCTCGGCGTCCCGGAACCCGGACACCTCATCTTCACCCACAACGCAACCGATTCGCTGAACATACTGATTCCGGGATTTCTTGCCGGTCACCCGGACAAACCTCACGTCCTCACCACCGCCCTTGACCACAACTCCGTACTTCGCCCCCTGCACGAATACGCCCGGGCCGGCCGCATCCGGCTTGATATCGTCCCGTTCACCAACGCCTGCGTCACTCCCGAAGCGGTGGAGGCCGCCATCCGGCCCGACACAAAACTCATGGTCATGACCCACGCAAGTAACGTACTCGGTTCTGTTCAGAACATCCGGGCAATCGGTGAACTCCTCCACGATCACGGCATCTTCTTCCTCGTGGACGGAGCACAGACGGCAGGCCACGTACCGGTAACGCTGCGGGATCTGCCGGTCGATGCCTTCGTGTTTACCGGTCACAAAGGACTCTTCGGCATTCCCGGCACCGGAGGATTCTATCTGCGGGACCCGGACGCAGTCGAACCCGTTCGGTTCGGAGGAACGGGAACCAACTCCGTCTCGCTGTATCAGCCTCGGGAAATGCCGGACAGATTTGAATCCGGAACGCACAACTACCCCGGTCTTGCAGCACTTGCCGCAGGGGTTGCGTTTCTGGAACAGGAAGGAATTTCTGCCGTCGCCGAAAAGGCAAAACGCCAGACGGCGGCCATCATTGCAGGTCTTGCGGACGCGGAAAACATCATCATCTACCACAAAACGCCCGACATCCCCGTAATAGCCGTAAACATTCAGGGGCTGGACAACGACGCGGCAGGATTCATCCTCGCCAGAGCCTATAATATTATTGTGCGGACCGGCCTCCACTGTGCCCCACTCGTACACAAAACAATCGATGACGGTCAGGGCTGTATCCGCCTGAGTCTGTCCTATTTTACTACGGATGCCGAGTGTGAATCGGCAGTAAACGCACTTTTGGAGGTGGCAGAACATGCGCATTCTTCGTTCCATTCAGCATAA
- a CDS encoding asparagine synthase C-terminal domain-containing protein, protein MQFRGWVEEQGRVLGADEIAELTPERLCRCGGEFVLGTDRFTARDRYGIMPGDIPPGVIRSSEQEWRIVPDVPDLPLEDAIREAVRLRCDDQSTASVVTLSGGVDSTLIAVFADLPCIAVGFAGSHDLCAAADAADRLGLSLTVCEITEEDLCEALPLVRAALPGASRMDTELALTGYFIGRTAKACGAERVLTGQAADELFGGYSRYGRSVDLRADLDADFAGLAAQRVRDSTAAGISGVWYSMPYMDERVVRASRRLSADELVAGDLRKIALRKVAAKYLPEDLAWKPKKAMQYGSGMTAALRRVEKGSRRS, encoded by the coding sequence ATGCAGTTCCGCGGCTGGGTCGAGGAGCAGGGACGTGTTCTCGGAGCCGACGAGATTGCAGAACTCACCCCTGAGCGGCTCTGCCGCTGCGGGGGTGAGTTTGTTCTTGGAACCGATCGGTTCACTGCCCGCGACCGGTACGGTATCATGCCGGGAGATATTCCGCCGGGAGTTATCCGTTCTTCGGAACAGGAGTGGCGGATTGTGCCGGACGTGCCGGATCTTCCGCTCGAAGATGCTATCCGGGAGGCTGTCCGTCTCCGGTGTGACGACCAAAGCACAGCTTCGGTCGTCACGCTTTCCGGCGGGGTGGATTCAACGCTGATTGCGGTTTTTGCGGATCTTCCCTGCATTGCCGTGGGGTTTGCCGGGTCGCATGATCTCTGTGCTGCTGCGGATGCAGCCGACCGGCTGGGTCTTTCGCTTACGGTCTGCGAGATTACGGAGGAGGATCTCTGCGAGGCGCTGCCGCTCGTCCGTGCGGCACTGCCGGGTGCGTCGCGGATGGATACGGAGCTTGCGCTGACCGGGTACTTCATCGGCAGAACCGCAAAAGCCTGCGGGGCGGAGCGGGTTCTGACCGGTCAGGCAGCAGATGAGCTGTTCGGCGGGTACTCCCGGTACGGCAGAAGTGTAGATCTCCGTGCGGATCTGGATGCGGATTTTGCGGGGCTTGCGGCACAGCGTGTCCGTGATTCCACAGCTGCCGGGATTTCCGGGGTGTGGTACTCGATGCCCTATATGGATGAGCGGGTGGTACGGGCGTCGCGGCGGTTATCCGCGGATGAGCTGGTCGCAGGCGATCTGCGAAAAATTGCGCTGCGCAAAGTTGCGGCGAAGTATCTTCCGGAGGATCTGGCGTGGAAACCAAAAAAGGCGATGCAGTACGGCAGCGGAATGACGGCGGCGCTGCGGAGAGTGGAGAAAGGATCGCGGCGGTCATGA
- a CDS encoding dicarboxylate/amino acid:cation symporter, giving the protein MNTHRLLSLFPLGLITAAVLLKNTILGILGCLFLLALILFLQTKRQSPCLPPFPAPADPVELRRTILRTLNAGKSGSIPEENLDAAIQTVLQTWTPIREKHPLTCQISRHLRQPQITLILPGKKTNPLILPESEETSGEPLFQTAALLASYQYRNGENRLTLRQARKKPAPYLPLLCAATAGITAGLLCRYGLPAETVSDLRNLILTPLFDTFLEILIVIALPMIFLSLIVSLAGFGTIERFRTIGTTILTRYLLRIILALGIALVLCLPFVPLSLGSGLSGGGEFQSLFGLFLSIIPSSLFTPFTDRHPLQIIFLALLFGYVILLIHRSIPAIITLLDQADHLMQQVMTKIVLVLPVFIFLSMFRLILTDQDFGGLGLLVLLILICHVIHLAVMGAEVSILRKISPLTLIRKLFPSFLISLTTASSAAVLPINMRVCQDQCGISRKLADFGVPLGTAFSRAGIATEYFCVSLFMAAYFGVPISISWLIIAVIVVFLVSIAGVPVPCGNLINYPIVFSQLGIPLDAMAFAIVIAVVMDYMNTVVNMVAVPIDMIQSAAKLDMLDEGRLKADR; this is encoded by the coding sequence ATGAACACCCATCGCTTACTATCCCTCTTCCCTCTCGGACTGATTACCGCCGCCGTACTCCTGAAAAACACCATCCTCGGAATCCTCGGCTGTCTGTTCCTGCTGGCACTCATCCTCTTTCTTCAGACCAAACGACAGTCACCCTGCCTTCCCCCGTTCCCCGCTCCCGCCGACCCTGTCGAACTCCGCCGGACAATCCTCCGGACCCTGAACGCCGGAAAATCCGGCAGCATCCCGGAAGAAAACCTGGACGCCGCAATTCAGACAGTTCTGCAAACCTGGACCCCCATCCGGGAAAAACACCCCCTCACCTGTCAAATAAGCAGACACCTGCGGCAGCCGCAGATCACCCTCATCCTCCCCGGCAAAAAAACCAACCCTCTCATTCTCCCTGAATCAGAGGAAACCTCTGGGGAACCCCTCTTCCAAACCGCCGCTCTTCTGGCATCCTACCAGTACCGCAACGGAGAAAACCGCCTGACACTCCGGCAGGCACGAAAAAAACCTGCCCCCTACCTCCCGCTGCTCTGCGCAGCCACTGCCGGCATAACAGCCGGACTCCTCTGCCGGTACGGCCTCCCTGCCGAAACCGTCTCCGATCTCCGGAATCTCATTCTCACCCCCTTGTTCGACACCTTTCTTGAAATACTGATTGTCATCGCCCTGCCGATGATCTTCCTCTCCCTCATCGTAAGCCTTGCCGGCTTTGGGACCATCGAACGATTCCGCACAATTGGCACCACCATACTTACCCGGTATCTCCTGCGAATCATCCTCGCACTCGGAATTGCCCTGGTACTCTGCCTGCCGTTTGTCCCCCTCTCCCTTGGAAGCGGCTTGTCGGGCGGAGGAGAATTTCAGTCCCTCTTCGGTCTGTTCCTCTCGATCATTCCGTCCAGTCTGTTCACCCCCTTCACCGACCGGCATCCGCTCCAGATCATCTTCCTTGCACTCCTGTTCGGCTATGTGATTCTCCTGATCCACCGATCGATTCCTGCCATAATTACCCTTCTGGACCAGGCAGATCATCTGATGCAGCAGGTCATGACAAAAATTGTTCTGGTTCTGCCGGTCTTCATCTTCCTGAGTATGTTCCGGCTCATTCTGACCGATCAGGATTTTGGCGGGCTTGGCCTGCTGGTTCTCCTTATCCTGATCTGTCATGTGATTCATCTGGCCGTTATGGGCGCTGAAGTGTCGATCCTCCGAAAAATTTCCCCCCTGACATTGATCCGAAAACTGTTCCCGTCCTTTCTGATCTCCCTAACAACTGCATCTTCCGCTGCGGTATTGCCGATAAATATGCGGGTGTGTCAGGACCAGTGCGGGATTTCCCGCAAACTGGCGGACTTTGGTGTCCCGCTCGGCACGGCATTTTCCCGTGCCGGTATTGCGACCGAGTATTTCTGTGTGAGCCTGTTTATGGCAGCGTATTTTGGCGTGCCTATCTCAATTTCCTGGCTGATTATTGCGGTGATCGTCGTGTTTCTTGTTTCGATTGCAGGGGTTCCGGTTCCGTGCGGGAATCTGATTAATTATCCGATTGTGTTTTCCCAGCTGGGTATTCCCCTGGATGCTATGGCGTTTGCCATTGTGATTGCCGTGGTTATGGATTATATGAATACTGTCGTGAATATGGTTGCGGTACCGATCGATATGATCCAGTCAGCGGCAAAGCTGGATATGCTGGATGAGGGAAGACTGAAGGCTGATCGATAA
- the purB gene encoding adenylosuccinate lyase, whose translation MAIHPIDYRYGTPEMRSIWSEEHRFTCLVRAEIALAHAEAEIGMIPAEDAKVIEQNALSASLVRAKEIEAEINHDTMAMIKAISEVCGDAGRWIHYGATSNDILDTATGLQLKDAFDTLEKKLVALVSVLLDRAGTTKSLVCAARTHGQQGVPTTYGLRFAIWASEVARHIDRLREIRPRAVVGQMTGAVGTMAAMGDHGIEVQAAMMKYLEIGSVDVSSQVIARDRYAEYIFMLANIATTLDKIGIEIRSLQRTEIGEVEEAFGKKQVGSSTMPHKRNPIKSEQVGGLSRIVRAMVEPALLNNTLWDERDLTNSSCERITFPEATILCDHCLKLMTNVLENLVIKEENVRRNLLMLHGITLAESVMIELTRRGMPRQDAHEIIRESSMEALAAGKPLADILSAKQDVVKYVSAEELVSLLNPDAYIGLAEVQVDNLIRKLVTYCTL comes from the coding sequence ATGGCAATTCATCCGATCGATTACCGGTATGGTACTCCGGAGATGCGCAGCATCTGGAGTGAAGAGCATCGTTTTACCTGTCTTGTCCGTGCAGAGATTGCACTTGCCCATGCTGAAGCAGAGATCGGGATGATCCCAGCTGAAGATGCAAAAGTCATCGAACAGAACGCTCTTTCCGCCTCCCTCGTACGTGCCAAAGAGATCGAAGCCGAGATCAACCATGACACCATGGCGATGATCAAAGCAATCTCCGAAGTCTGTGGTGATGCCGGGCGCTGGATTCACTATGGTGCAACCTCGAATGATATTCTGGACACCGCAACCGGCTTACAGCTGAAGGATGCGTTTGACACCCTGGAAAAGAAACTCGTTGCCCTCGTATCCGTTCTGCTGGACCGTGCCGGAACAACAAAAAGCCTCGTCTGCGCCGCAAGAACCCACGGCCAGCAGGGAGTTCCCACAACCTATGGTCTGCGGTTTGCAATCTGGGCATCGGAAGTTGCCCGCCACATCGACCGTCTGCGGGAGATTCGTCCGCGTGCGGTGGTCGGTCAGATGACAGGAGCGGTTGGCACCATGGCCGCAATGGGTGACCATGGAATCGAAGTCCAGGCCGCGATGATGAAGTATCTGGAGATCGGATCGGTTGACGTGTCCAGCCAGGTCATTGCCCGGGACCGGTATGCAGAGTACATCTTCATGCTGGCAAACATCGCAACCACACTGGACAAGATCGGTATCGAAATCCGGTCGCTGCAGCGTACCGAGATCGGCGAAGTGGAAGAAGCGTTCGGCAAAAAACAGGTGGGATCCTCCACCATGCCGCACAAGAGAAACCCGATCAAGAGTGAACAGGTCGGCGGTCTTTCCCGGATTGTCCGGGCAATGGTAGAACCCGCACTGCTGAACAACACGCTCTGGGACGAGCGGGATCTGACGAACTCCTCCTGCGAACGAATCACCTTCCCTGAAGCCACGATCCTCTGCGATCACTGCCTGAAACTGATGACAAATGTTCTGGAAAACCTGGTGATCAAAGAGGAGAACGTACGCCGGAATCTTCTGATGCTGCACGGCATCACTCTCGCAGAGTCGGTGATGATCGAACTGACCCGCCGCGGTATGCCGCGGCAGGACGCCCACGAAATTATCCGCGAAAGCAGCATGGAAGCGCTTGCGGCAGGAAAACCGCTGGCCGATATTCTTTCGGCAAAACAGGATGTGGTGAAGTATGTCTCAGCAGAGGAGCTGGTGAGTCTGCTGAATCCGGATGCATATATCGGCCTTGCAGAGGTTCAGGTGGACAATCTGATCCGCAAGCTGGTGACCTACTGTACTCTCTAA